DNA sequence from the Selenomonas timonae genome:
ATATGAGTATGCAACAAATTTTACATAAGGATTATACATCCTACGGAGGCACATTTCAACCCAGCCTCCCCCTCAACTTTGAATTTCAAATCAAGAAGGACGATCCCGTTCGCCTCCTGCTCCACTGCATCCATCAAATGGATCTTACACCACTGTACAGGAGCTTTCGGCGTGCCGAGCGGAATCTCGTATCACCGCATCAGCTGCTTGCCATCCTCATCTACGCATACATGAATCAAATCTACAGTTCCCGCCGCATCGAGGAGGTATGCCTAAGGGACATCCACTTCATGTATCTGCTCGAAGGGCAACCCGCACCGGATCACACAACCATTGCCCGTTTTCGCAGGGATCACTTTGCCCCCTGCGCCAAGGAGATTCTGGCACAAATGGCACAGTTTCTTGCATCCGTTGGAGCCATCTCGTTTGAGAACCTCTTTGTCGACGGTACAAAGATCGAAGCCGTTGCGGGCAAGTACACCTTCGTTTGGAAAAAAGGCGTTGCAAAGAACCGTACCAAACTCATGGAGAAACTCGACACCTTTCTTGCCGGCGTAGAAAAAGAGTTCGGTATTCACCTGCGCCGTGGCTCTGAGATTCGCCTGCACCATCTGAAACGTCTGCGCCGACGTTTGAAACGCATCCAAAAAGAGCAAAACATCATCTTCGTTTACGGGAGTGGAAGACGAAAGACCGTGCTTCAGCGTACCATGGAGACATTGGACTCTTACATCAGCCGTCTGAAGGACTACACAAAGAAACTGCACATCTGTGGGGAGCGCAACAGCTTTTCCAAGACAGATTATGAAGCAACCTTCATGCGGATGAAAGAAGATGCAATGAAGAACGGTCAGTTAAAGCCGGCATATAATCTGCAATATGGCGTGGAGGCATCCTTTATCGTATGGGCAGGTGTTTACCCGAACCCAACAGATACACGGACACTCATCCCGTTTTTGGAGGATTTTCATGCACACATCGGAAAAAGGAGCCGAAAACTCGTCGCCGATGCAGGATATGAGAGTGAGGAGAACTACCTGTATTTGAGGGAAAAGGGACAGGCCTCCTACATCAAGCCGAACAACTACGAAGTGAGCAAGAAGCGCAAATGGAAGCAGGACATCGGGCGGCGGGAGAACATGAACTACCTTGCGGCGGAGGATGTCTACCGGTGCGCTGAGGGGCGGCGACTTGTTGTGACGGGGACGCGCAGGACAAAGAGTGCGCGCGGGTATGTGAGCGAAAAGACCATGTACACGTGTACCGACTGCAACGGCTGCGAAAGAAAGAAGCAGTGCATCCATGGCAACCACAGCAAGATACCAATGGAGGAACGAACCAAGAGATTGGAGGTTGCCAAGGTCTTTCAACGAGAGCGTGCAAAGAACCTTGCACGGACCAAGAGCACGGAAGGAATCGTCCTGCGGATGAACCGCAGTATCCAAGCAGAGGGTGTCTTTGCACAGATCAAGGGAGCCTTTGGATTTCGCCGCTTTCTTACGAGGGGGCGTGCGAATGTCTTGGGTGAGACGATTCTGCTGGCACTGGCACACAACGTCTTCAAACTGCATCAAAAGATACAGAGCGGCACGTTGGAGCGGCATCTGGTATCATTGAGAGAAGCGGCATAAGAAGACGTCGGAAATAAATCAATAAGGGCACACGAATAAGGGCGAGCATTGCAATCGTCCTTATTCGTGTGCCCTATTTCTGTAGAGGTGCAAGTTTTCGTTACCGTTGTTTCACCGATCTGCCCCTATACGAAAAGATGGACTGTTGCACAAAGATAAATTTACCTTCGTGCAACAGCCCCCTATATATTTCGTGGTATCATCCCTGCAGCGTCTGCATCAGGGCTTCTTTGTTTTCATGCGGTGTCGTGGTGGGGCGGCCGAGATCGGCGCGTGAGCCGATTGCTGTGCGTATCTCCAGGAAGGAGAGCACGTCAGCGGTTTGGAGTTCGGCAAGCGCGCACGTAAGGTCATCCTTTGTATCTGCCGTCTGTATCGCCTGATAGCCGAGGGCCGCAGCGATGGCGGGGAAGTTGACACTGTGTGCTGCCGTCGGTGCACCGCCGACGCTCTCGTGTGCCTCGTTGTTGAGGAGGATGTGCACGAGATTCGTCGGGGCGGCTGCACCGATGGTTGCCATTGCACCCATGTGCATGAGTGCGGCGCCGTCGCCGTCGAGCACGATCACGCGCCACTCCGGGCGGTGGAGTGCGATGCCGAGGGCGATTGCCGCTGCATGGCCCATTGAGCCGACGGTGAGAAAGTCATGGGCATGATCCTCACCGCGCGCCTCCCTCAGCTCGAAGAGTTCACGCCCCGTTTTTCCCGTGGTCGCGACAATAATGGGGTCTCCCGCGGCAGCAAGGATCGTGGCGATTGCCTCCTCACGGCGCAGGGGGAAGTCATTTGTATATTTCCGCTTCGGATACGTGAGCGCCCCATCGCATACAAGAAGGGCGCACTGCCCGCCTGCCGCGAGATGCGTGCGTTGCTTCTCGATCCACTGTGCAACATCTGCAGGCGTTGTCTCCTGCGTGAGCACCATCGTATGAACGCCCATCGTCTCGAGCAGTGGTAGGCTGAGCCGCCCCTGCACGAGATGCTGCGGCTCATCGTGGAGATCGGGCTCGCCGCGCCAGCCAATGACAAAGATGCAGGGGATGCCGTAGACCTCCTCATGTAGCAGGGAGAGCAGGGGGTTGACGATGTTGCCGAGCCCGCTGTTCTGTAGGTAGACGAGCGGCGTCTTGCCCGTCGCGAGGTGATAGCCCGCCGCGAGCGCCGCTGCATTCCCCTCGTTTGCGGCGATCATATGCGTGGGGCTATTCGCGCCGTACATATCCATCAGACAGTCGACGAGCGGGCGCAGCTTCGAGTCCGGCACGCCCGCGTAGAACTCCGTACCGAGTGCAGAGATAAAATCATTGACGTTCATAGATGCTCCTTCTATGTGACTATGCCAGGTATATCGTCGGCCGGCGCTCGCCATAGTTTGCTACATTTCCTCCGGCAGGGGGAACATTTCTCCGTTGTTTCCGATCCCCTGCAGGAATTCCCGCACGCGCGGATAGAAGAATGCACGCAGTTCCGGGCTGTCGATCTCATAGCCAAGCTCTCCTTCATGCGTGCGCGGGTAGATGGCGACGCATGCTCCTTCGAGATTGACCGTGCCGTCCGTGAGAACCGCCTCCTCCGTATTGAGACGAAGTACATGTGTCAGGGAGCGCGCCGCGAGGAAGTAGGGCTTCGTCGGATAGAGCGAGTTACTGAATGCGACCTCACGACCCGTACCGCCGAATATTTTGGGCAGCACACCGTCCACATTTCCGCCGACGGGAAAGCCGAGGAGATGACTGAGTGCAGGGTAGATATCCACCGTACTCGTGAGCTCATCCGCGATGACACCCGCGGGCACACCCGCGCCGCGCATCATCCATGCCGCCCCCGTCAGATGCGTGCCCACAATGTCGTGTGGCTCACTGAAGATGGCAACCCCATGATCGGAGTAGAGATTCACGAGGTAGTCTTCGGGCGCATAGTGCTGCTCAAGATAGGCGAAGAGCGTACCGAGCGCACGATCCGTATCGCGGATGCTCTGCCAAAATGCACACTGACTCACCGCGTTCGGGCGCATATAGGGACTGGGCATAGACGGAGCCTCTGTGACGCGCTCTGCGAGGGAGAGATGCGCCTGTACGCTACTTGGGAGCTGATAGAGCGGCGACGGATACGGATGCACCTCGCTTGCGTGAAGCAGGAGAAAATGGTCGATATCGGGAAATGCCTCCAGATGGCGAATGACGCGCTCGACACCCTCATAGATCTGTGCGCGGTACATGGAGACAATGAGGCGGTCATAACCGCGCGCAATGCCGTTGTATACCCCGCCTCCAAATCCCATCAGCTGCGCTGTCGCATAGCCCGCCGTCCGCGCTCGCTCCGAGATCGTCACATCATCGGGACGAAGATCGATGGTGAATCTGTCATTGAAGATGCCGCTGTGCTGCGGATACATTCCCGTCTCGATCGCAGCGATTGACGGATAGGTGTACTCCGCCACGGAGAAGCACTGATCGAAGATCGTTCCCTTCTCAAAAAAACGGTGGGTCTGCGGCATTTTGTCGGCAAAAGAGTCGCGCAGCACAGTCCAAGGGAGTGCGTCAATGAGGAGGTTTAGCACGAATCTGCGCCGCGTGGGACTGTGCCCGATATGGATCGGTATACCAACGACAAAATCCTGCGCCGAAGAGAGTGTCGCACTCTGATTCAGACGGAAGAAATTCGGCGTTCCGATGTTCAGCCATGCCGTATCATCCAGCTCGTCCGTCTGTATGCGAAGCTGCTGTGCCTCCTGCACATCCAGCAGAGGGAGAACTGTTCCGAGGACGGGGAGGATCACCTCCTCCTGCGGAGCAAGCTGCAGATCGGCACGCCCTGGCACCTGCTGTGCACGGATGAGATCGAATGTGAAGTCGCCGCCGCCGAAATAGGAGAGACCTGGTGCGTTGCGGAGCGCGTCGATCTGCCACACGTGATCGCCCTGCATCCCCTGCTCTGCATAGACGCCGACGTAGTAGGGCGGTTCGATGTGGGAGCTGACGGGCAGCGTCTCGCCGAGAAAAAGCGCGTCGCGCTCGACCAGTCCCTCCTCCGGGTTATAGCCCATGCGCGTGCCAAATGGAGCGTAGGACGGCGCGGACATGGCAATAGAGAGACGGTCGAGTGCATGTGTGTTCAATGCTGCGCGCGGAAGATTGAGCGCGAGGGGGATGCCGCAGCCGGTCAGATAGCCCTGCATGACGAGCGCATCTGTATAGCGGCCGAGCGTCTTGTACGAACGGGCAAGTATCTCCCAGACGGCGGGGCTCATGGGACGGACGCGATAGGATCGCTCGGCACAGAGCGTTGCGGTCTCCGCATCTCCGTGATGGAGGAGATACTGTGCAGCAAAGATGTCCGCACGCTCGGATTCCGGTGCAGCCTCTCGATATGCCGCGAGCTGCACGAGGAAATCATCGTCGTATGCGCCGCGCTCCGAGCGCGCGAGGAGATCGTAAAAGAGCGCAGAGGCGCGCTCGTTATTTCGCCAGAATATGGTGAAATCGTCCGTCATACGGCCGTCCTTTCCGTCGATTTGGCTCATACCTGCTCCGGCAGGGGAAAGCTTTCCCCGTTGCTTGCGATCCTCTTCAGGAATTCGCGCACACGCGGATAGAAGAACGCACGCAGCTCCTCACTGTCCACCTCATAGCCTGCTTTACGTTCATGGTCACGCGGATAGATGGCGACCTTCGCCTTTGCGATATCGACCGTTCCGTCCATTGCGACCGCTTCCTCCGTCTCAAGGCAGAGGGTATGCGTCACCGAGCGTACCGCGAGGAAATAGGGCTTTGTCGGGAAGAGTGAGTTGCTGAACGTGATCTCACGTCCCGTTCCGCCGAATGCGCGCGGCACAGCGCCGTCGATATAGTCATCCACGGGGAAACCCAG
Encoded proteins:
- a CDS encoding IS1182 family transposase, with product MSMQQILHKDYTSYGGTFQPSLPLNFEFQIKKDDPVRLLLHCIHQMDLTPLYRSFRRAERNLVSPHQLLAILIYAYMNQIYSSRRIEEVCLRDIHFMYLLEGQPAPDHTTIARFRRDHFAPCAKEILAQMAQFLASVGAISFENLFVDGTKIEAVAGKYTFVWKKGVAKNRTKLMEKLDTFLAGVEKEFGIHLRRGSEIRLHHLKRLRRRLKRIQKEQNIIFVYGSGRRKTVLQRTMETLDSYISRLKDYTKKLHICGERNSFSKTDYEATFMRMKEDAMKNGQLKPAYNLQYGVEASFIVWAGVYPNPTDTRTLIPFLEDFHAHIGKRSRKLVADAGYESEENYLYLREKGQASYIKPNNYEVSKKRKWKQDIGRRENMNYLAAEDVYRCAEGRRLVVTGTRRTKSARGYVSEKTMYTCTDCNGCERKKQCIHGNHSKIPMEERTKRLEVAKVFQRERAKNLARTKSTEGIVLRMNRSIQAEGVFAQIKGAFGFRRFLTRGRANVLGETILLALAHNVFKLHQKIQSGTLERHLVSLREAA
- the aepY gene encoding phosphonopyruvate decarboxylase; its protein translation is MNVNDFISALGTEFYAGVPDSKLRPLVDCLMDMYGANSPTHMIAANEGNAAALAAGYHLATGKTPLVYLQNSGLGNIVNPLLSLLHEEVYGIPCIFVIGWRGEPDLHDEPQHLVQGRLSLPLLETMGVHTMVLTQETTPADVAQWIEKQRTHLAAGGQCALLVCDGALTYPKRKYTNDFPLRREEAIATILAAAGDPIIVATTGKTGRELFELREARGEDHAHDFLTVGSMGHAAAIALGIALHRPEWRVIVLDGDGAALMHMGAMATIGAAAPTNLVHILLNNEAHESVGGAPTAAHSVNFPAIAAALGYQAIQTADTKDDLTCALAELQTADVLSFLEIRTAIGSRADLGRPTTTPHENKEALMQTLQG
- a CDS encoding sulfatase-like hydrolase/transferase; the encoded protein is MSQIDGKDGRMTDDFTIFWRNNERASALFYDLLARSERGAYDDDFLVQLAAYREAAPESERADIFAAQYLLHHGDAETATLCAERSYRVRPMSPAVWEILARSYKTLGRYTDALVMQGYLTGCGIPLALNLPRAALNTHALDRLSIAMSAPSYAPFGTRMGYNPEEGLVERDALFLGETLPVSSHIEPPYYVGVYAEQGMQGDHVWQIDALRNAPGLSYFGGGDFTFDLIRAQQVPGRADLQLAPQEEVILPVLGTVLPLLDVQEAQQLRIQTDELDDTAWLNIGTPNFFRLNQSATLSSAQDFVVGIPIHIGHSPTRRRFVLNLLIDALPWTVLRDSFADKMPQTHRFFEKGTIFDQCFSVAEYTYPSIAAIETGMYPQHSGIFNDRFTIDLRPDDVTISERARTAGYATAQLMGFGGGVYNGIARGYDRLIVSMYRAQIYEGVERVIRHLEAFPDIDHFLLLHASEVHPYPSPLYQLPSSVQAHLSLAERVTEAPSMPSPYMRPNAVSQCAFWQSIRDTDRALGTLFAYLEQHYAPEDYLVNLYSDHGVAIFSEPHDIVGTHLTGAAWMMRGAGVPAGVIADELTSTVDIYPALSHLLGFPVGGNVDGVLPKIFGGTGREVAFSNSLYPTKPYFLAARSLTHVLRLNTEEAVLTDGTVNLEGACVAIYPRTHEGELGYEIDSPELRAFFYPRVREFLQGIGNNGEMFPLPEEM